The Lycium barbarum isolate Lr01 chromosome 10, ASM1917538v2, whole genome shotgun sequence genome includes a region encoding these proteins:
- the LOC132613027 gene encoding uncharacterized protein LOC132613027, with protein MVNHGDRLLILETAVNRFRPVTKRVEDLDRRMRQAEQDIVNIATDTDAAARTATIQRDEDLAQRTQEADRLTAMQGAIDDLTNQLNVVNAALQGLLRGGGNPIGGAAPAVATTPKLKIPEPKPYQGARNAKEVENFILDIEQYFDAVGELEESGKVATAAMYLQGDAKLWWRVKYEAIKVGEDALETWEELKAAIRLQFFPENVAYNARRKLRELRQTKSVREYVREFSALMLNIRDMGDKDKLFTFMEGLKPYARMEIQRQRVDSLPKAIQAAECLSDYQVDTRKDRPQAPGRGGFKGGQSYNTGPSKSGGDRSAAKSKGSSSGSNSAASHNNDRGRRPPPPTGCHTCGGPHWNKECPQAQMNAHQILDDGMDDDEDDADQTEPIGAFNALVCSISNTVGGTSAGICKKRDPSSTAKKGKTKAGKGPPPKREKTLMFVDLRVNGKPIKAMIDTGATHNYLATTEVERLGLVVGKGKGRVKAINSPPQLVGGIAKGVPVKMGLYEGKFDLRVVIIDDFDLIVGLEFMRQTNIIPIPYADVLLMMGANGAKPCIVPCTTIKMASGNISALQLKKGVQRQEPTFLATLCVEEIERSSGPIPMPVKELMKEFEDVMPQDMPKRLPPRRTVDHEIELVPGAKPPARAPYRMSQPELTELRRQLTEMLDTGIIVPSKSPYGSPVLFQKKQDGTLRLWVDYRALNKITVKNKYPIPLMADLFDRLGGAIVFTKIDLKTGYWQVRIA; from the coding sequence ATGGTGAACCATGGAGACCGCCTCTTGATTTTGGAAACTGCGGTCAATAGATTTCGACCCGTGACCAAAAGGGTGGAGGACCTGGACCGCAGGATGCGGCAGGCCGAACAAGACATTGTGAATATAGCTACTGACACGGATGCAGCCGCGCGGACGGCTACCATCCAAAGAGATGAGGACCTCGCCCAGAGGACTCAGGAGGCAGACAGACTGACTGCCATGCAAGGAGCCATCGACGACTTGACCAATCAGCTCAATGTTGTCAACGCTGCCTTACAAGGCCTACTCCGAGGAGGAGGCAATCCTATTGGGGGCGCGGCACCCGCTGTCGCAACAACCCCGAAGCTCAAGATTCCTGAACCAAAACCCTATCAGGGCGCTCGAAATGCCAAAGAGGTGGAAAACTTCATCTTGGACATTGAGCAATACTTCGACGCTGTGGGAGAATTGGAGGAGTCCGGGAAGGTAGCAACTGCTGCCATGTATCTACAGGGTGATGCCAAACTCTGGTGGCGGGTGAAATACGAAGCCATTAAGGTGGGTGAGGACGCTCTTGAGACATGGGAAGAACTAAAAGCAGCCATTCGCTTACAGTTCTTCCCCGAGAACGTCGCGTATAATGCACGAAGGAAACTTCGCGAACTCAGGCAAACGAAGTCAGTTCGAGAGTATGTTCGCGAGTTCTCTGCCCTCATGCTGAACATAAGGGACATGGGTGACAAGGACAAGCTTTTTACGTTCATGGAAGGCTTGAAACCCTATGCCCGCATGGAAATACAAAGACAAAGGGTTGACTCTTTGCCCAAAGCTATCCAAGCTGCGGAGTGCCTCAGCGACTACCAAGTGGATACTCGAAAGGATAGACCTCAAGCACCAGGCCGTGGGGGATTCAAAGGAGGCCAATCCTACAATACTGGCCCCAGCAAAAGTGGGGGAGATCGGAGTGCAGCCAAATCTAAAGGTTCCTCCTCAGGCAGCAATAGTGCTGCGTCTCACAATAATGATCGGGGGCGGAGGCCTCCGCCCCCCACAGGATGTCATACTTGTGGCGGACCACATTGGAACAAGGAGTGCCCGCAGGCACAGATGAACGCCCATCAAATTTTGGATGATGGGATGGACGATGATGAGGATGATGCGGATCAAACAGAACCAATAGGTGCCTTCAATGCACTTGTTTGTTCTATTTCCAATACCGTAGGGGGTACCAGTGCCGGCATATGCAAAAAGAGAGACCCAAGCTCAACTGCCAAGAAGGGAAAGACAAAGGCAGGCAAGGGGCCTCCTCCCAAAAGGGAGAAGACCCTGATGTTTGTCGACTTGAGAGTAAATGGCAAGCCTATTAAGGCCATGATAGACACAGGTGCTACGCACAACTATCTGGCCACCACAGAAGTAGAACGCCTTGGCCTGGTTGTTGGAAAAGGTAAGGGTCGTGTCAAAGCTATCAACTCACCGCCCCAATTGGTAGGTGGAATAGCCAAAGGAGTGCCGGTAAAGATGGGCCTTTACGAAGGCAAGTTCGACTTGCGGGTAGTGATCATTGACGACTTCGACTTGATAGTGGGGTTGGAATTCATGAGACAAACTAACATCATTCCTATACCCTATGCGGatgtgcttctgatgatgggagCAAACGGGGCCAAACCCTGCATTGTCCCCTGCACAACCATAAAGATGGCTTCAGGAAATATCTCTGCATTGCAGCTGAAGAAGGGGGTCCAGCGACAAGAACCCACATTCCTAGCTACCCTCTGCGTCGAAGAGATTGAGCGTTCTTCGGGTCCCATTCCAATGCCCGTGAAGGAGCTCATGAAGGAGTTTGAGGATGTCATGCCGCAAGACATGCCGAAACGACTCCCGCCTAGGCGGACGGTCGATCATGAAATTGAATTGGTGCCGGGTGCAAAGCCACCTGCCCGAGCACCCTACAGAATGTCACAACCCGAACTCACCGAGCTTCGGAGACAGTTGACGGAGATGCTGGACACGGGGATCATTGTGCCCTCCAAATCGCCTTATGGGTCACCTGTGCTATTCCAAAAGAAACAAGACGGTACCCTAAGGCTCTGGGTTGACTATCGAGCCCTCAacaagatcaccgtgaagaacaaGTACCCCATACCACTAATGGCGGACTTGTTTGATAGACTGGGCGGCGCCATAGTGTTCACCAAAATAGACCTGAAGACAGGTTATTGGCAAGTCCGCATTGCCTAA